DNA sequence from the Candidatus Omnitrophota bacterium genome:
GCGGTAGGGCGGTTTAAGAAGGGCGATATCTCGCAGGAAGAACTGAGCGCTCTTGAGATGTGCGCGTGTCCGGGAGCCGGGGCGTGCCAGGGATTATATACGGCTAATTCGATGGCTTGCGTTACGGAGGCGCTCGGTATGAGCGTTCCGGGGTGCGCAACGGCTCTGGCGGTGAGCGCAAAGAAAGACAGGATCGCCCAGGAGAGCGGTGAGAGGATAGTCAATCTCGTCCGCAGGAATATACTACCGCGGACGATATGCAGGAAAGAGGCGTTCTCTAACGCCATCAAGGTTGATATGGCTTTAGGCGGTTCGACAAATACTGTCCTGCATGTGATAGCTATTGCCAAGGAATTCGGTATCGATATATCAGCCGAAATGTTCGATGAGATATCGAAAAAGACGCCGCATATCTCCAATATACTACCGGGCGGAGAGCATTTCATGGAGGATCTCGATTCAGCGGGCGGCATCCCTGCTATCATGAAGAGGATGAAGAACCAACTCGACGACATAATGACATGCAGCTCAAAGACGATAAGCCAGATAGCGAACGAGGCTCAGATCCTGGATGAGAACGTCATCAGGGATTATAAGAACGCTTATCATAAAGAGGGCGGTATTGCTGTCCTGAAAGGCAATCTCGCGCCTGAGGGCGCGGTCGTTAAGCAGACTGCAGTCTCGGATGCGATGCTCAAATTTAATGGGAAAGCGCGAGTCTTCGATTCGGAAGAGTCGTGCATGCAGGCTATCATGGCGGGAAAGATCGCCAAGGGAGACTGTGTCGTCATCAGATACGAAGGGCCTATGGGTGGTCCCGGTATGAGGGAGATGCTTTCGCCTACGGCTGCGATCGTCGGCATGGGACTTGCCGATGATGTCGCGCTTATCACGGACGGAAGGTTTTCAGGCGGGACACAGGGGCCGTGTATCGGCCATATCTCGCCCGAGGCGCAAGCCGGAGGAATAATTGCGATAGTCAAGGACGGCGACGAGATATCGATAGATATCCCAGGCCGTAAGCTTGAACTTAAAGTGAGCGATGACGAGATAAGGTCTCGTCTAGCCAAATGGAAAGCGCCTGCGCCGAAAGAGAACGAGGGATATCTTGCGCGGTACGCGAAGGTTGTCTCATCGGCGGCGGAAGGCGCTGTGTTACGAAGTTGAAAAAAGTTTAAATACGAAATCCGAATATCAAAATCCGAAACAATATCGAATTACCAAAATTCAAATGACCAAAATGAGGTTTTGAACATTAATACATTCGGATTTGTTTCGAATTTCGAATTTCGTGCTTCGGATTTAACGGATTAGGAATATATGAAACTAACTGGAGCTCAAATTTTAATCGAGTCACTGAAGAAAGAGGGGGTCGAATATATATTCGGCTATCCCGGAGGCCAGGTATTGCCTATTTTCGATAAGCTATATGACGCGAGCGTTAAGCTTATACTGACGCGGCATGAGCAGGGGGCCGCGCACGCGGCTGACGGTTACGCGAGGGCGACCGGCAAAGTCGGAGTATGTCTTGCGACGTCAGGCCCGGGAGCAACGAACCTTGTAACCGGCATCGCGACAGCCTATATGGATTCGATACCGATGGTCGCGATAACCGGACAGGTCAAGTCATTCCTTATAGGCAACGACGCTTTCCAGGAAGCCGATATTACCGGCATAACGAGGCCGATCACAAAGCATAATTATCTGGTCGAGGACATAAAAGATCTAGCGCGGATCATTAAAGAGGCGTTCCACATAGCTTCTACGGGGAGGCCGGGGCCCGTACTGATAGATTTTCCATCAGACATCCAGATGCAGGAGACGGAGTTCGTCTATCCCGAGAAAGTCGATATACGCGGCTATAAACCGACATATTCAGGGCATCCCGGGCAGATAAAGAGGGCGGCTAAGGCGATATCGGATTCGAAGAGGCCGGTGCTATATGTCGGCGGAGGCGCAATTATATCCGAAGCGTCGGATGAAGTCAGGGAACTGGCGACCAAGAATGAGATACCTGTTACCATGACGCTTCTGGGGCTGGGCGCGTTTCCGCTTACCGATAAACTGGCTTTGGGCATGCTCGGCATGCACGGCACGGCTTACGCTAACCACGCGATAATGGAGTCGGACTTGATAATAGCCGTCGGCGCCAGGTTCGATGACAGAGTTACCGGAAAGGTCGACGCGTTCGCTCCGCACGCTAAGGTCATCCATATAGATATAGATCCGGCCAGTGTCTCGAAGACGGTCGACGTTGATATACCGATAGTCGGCGACGCTAAGGCCGTGTTGAAACAATTAATAAAATCCGTGAAGAAGCCGGATACAAAAGAATGGCTTGCTAAGGTCGAAGGGTGGAAGAAGAAATATCCGTTAAAATATAAGGATGACGATAAACTTCGGCCTCAATATATCCTGGAGGAGATCTGGAGGCAAACCAGGGGTGAGGCGATAATATGCACTGAGGTCGGCCAGAACCAGATGTGGTCCGCGCAGTTCTATAAATTCACGAAACCGAGGACGATGCTTTCGTCGGGCGGACTGGGCACGATGGGATACGGTTTTCCCGCTGCCATCGGCGCCCAAATGGGTAAGCCGAAAGCCCTCGTCTTCGATATAGCGGGCGATGGTTCTATCCAGATGAATATACAGGAACTGGCGACTGCAGTTATCAACAAATTGCCTGTTAAAGTCATTATCCTTAACAATTGCTGCCTTGGGATGGTTCGTCAATGGCAGGAGTTGTTCTATAAGAAACGGTATTCATATACCTGTCTCGGCGGAGAGTCTCCTGATTTTGTGAAGCTTGCAGAAAGCTACGGGGCGGTTGGGATAAGGGTGACTAAGAAGTCCGAGGTCAAGGGGGCAATCGAAAAGGCGATCAAGACCGACAATGTGGTCTTCATCGATTTCCGTATCGAGGAAGAGGAAAATGTCTTTCCGATGGTCCCCGCGGGAGAGGCGATCAATAAAATGATCGACGGTTTAGCATGAAACATACAATATCTGTTCTGGTAGAGAATAAATTCGGCGTGCTCGCGCGGATATCAGGGCTTTTCAGCGCTAGAGGGTTCAATATAACGTCTTTAGCTGTAGGAGAGACTGAGGAACCGTCTGTCTCCAGGATGACGATAGTTGTCGAGGGTGACGACAAGACGCTTGAGCAGATAAAGAAACAGCTCAATAAGCTAATCGATGTTATTAAGGTCGTCGATTTCAGGGAAGGGGAGTTCATAGACAGGGAACTTATCCTTGTAAAAGTATCCGTGAAGGCAAAAGACCGCAAAGAGGTACTCGAGGCAGTGGAATCTTTTGGCGCCAGGATAGAGAACGCGGGGCCGCATACAATAAGCGTGGAGGTCATGGGAGACCAGACCAGGATAAAGGCTATCCTGGAACTGCTTAGGCCATTTGGCATACTGGAGGTGGTAAGGACGGGCAGGATAGCGATGGGGACTGATGATAAGGGGCTGAAGGTGGAGGGAAAACCGGAGGTTAATGAGTGATAAATTCGAAATCCGAATATCGAAATTCGAAACAATATCAAATTTTCAAAATTCGAATTTAGAATTTGTTTCGGATTTCGTATTTCGTGCTTCGGATTTGGAGAATAATCAAGAAAGGAGTAGTTAGAGATGGCAAAGATCTACTATGACAAGGACGCTGACTTGGATGTGTTGAAGGGGAAGAAGATAGCTGTTATCGGATACGGTATTCAGGGCCGCGGGCAAAGTTTAAATCTCAGGGATTCGGGGCTGGATGTGGTCGTGAGTGAACTACCCGGGACGCCTAATTATGAGCTGGCCAAGAAAGACGGATTTAATCCGGTTTCGGCGAAAGAGGCTTCAGCGCAGGCCGATATTATACAGATCCTGACGCAGGATCACCTGCAGGCGAAGTTGTACAAAGAAGAGATCGTCGGGAATATGACGAAAGGCAAGACGCTCCTATTTTCGCACGGATTCAATATACGTTTTAAACAGATAAAGCCTTCGAAGAAGATAGACGTCATCATGGTCGCGCCGAAAGGGCCGGGCGCTCTTGTGCGCAGGATGTACGAAGAGGGCAAGGGCGTTCCGTGCCTCGTGGCGGTCTACCAGGACGCGACCGGTAACGCGAAGAAGACGGCGTTAGCGTACGCTAAGGGAATAGGCGGGACTAGGGCAGGCGTTATAGAGACGACGTTCGAAGAGGAGACCGAGACGGATCTTTTCGGCGAGCAGGCGGTCCTATGCGGCGGCGCTACTGAGCTCATCAAGGCCGGTTTCGATACGCTCATCG
Encoded proteins:
- the ilvD gene encoding dihydroxy-acid dehydratase, which codes for MKSDKIKKGVERAGARSLLYATGISKEDMAKPFIGVATSRTDIIPGHIHMARLERFIERGIAAAGGVPFFFGIPGICDGIAMGHTGMKYSLASRELIADMIECIMKAHQFDGLVCLTNCDKITPGMLMASGRLNVPTVVVTAGPMMSGNLRGRRLSLVKDTFEAVGRFKKGDISQEELSALEMCACPGAGACQGLYTANSMACVTEALGMSVPGCATALAVSAKKDRIAQESGERIVNLVRRNILPRTICRKEAFSNAIKVDMALGGSTNTVLHVIAIAKEFGIDISAEMFDEISKKTPHISNILPGGEHFMEDLDSAGGIPAIMKRMKNQLDDIMTCSSKTISQIANEAQILDENVIRDYKNAYHKEGGIAVLKGNLAPEGAVVKQTAVSDAMLKFNGKARVFDSEESCMQAIMAGKIAKGDCVVIRYEGPMGGPGMREMLSPTAAIVGMGLADDVALITDGRFSGGTQGPCIGHISPEAQAGGIIAIVKDGDEISIDIPGRKLELKVSDDEIRSRLAKWKAPAPKENEGYLARYAKVVSSAAEGAVLRS
- the ilvB gene encoding biosynthetic-type acetolactate synthase large subunit; translated protein: MKLTGAQILIESLKKEGVEYIFGYPGGQVLPIFDKLYDASVKLILTRHEQGAAHAADGYARATGKVGVCLATSGPGATNLVTGIATAYMDSIPMVAITGQVKSFLIGNDAFQEADITGITRPITKHNYLVEDIKDLARIIKEAFHIASTGRPGPVLIDFPSDIQMQETEFVYPEKVDIRGYKPTYSGHPGQIKRAAKAISDSKRPVLYVGGGAIISEASDEVRELATKNEIPVTMTLLGLGAFPLTDKLALGMLGMHGTAYANHAIMESDLIIAVGARFDDRVTGKVDAFAPHAKVIHIDIDPASVSKTVDVDIPIVGDAKAVLKQLIKSVKKPDTKEWLAKVEGWKKKYPLKYKDDDKLRPQYILEEIWRQTRGEAIICTEVGQNQMWSAQFYKFTKPRTMLSSGGLGTMGYGFPAAIGAQMGKPKALVFDIAGDGSIQMNIQELATAVINKLPVKVIILNNCCLGMVRQWQELFYKKRYSYTCLGGESPDFVKLAESYGAVGIRVTKKSEVKGAIEKAIKTDNVVFIDFRIEEEENVFPMVPAGEAINKMIDGLA
- the ilvN gene encoding acetolactate synthase small subunit, coding for MKHTISVLVENKFGVLARISGLFSARGFNITSLAVGETEEPSVSRMTIVVEGDDKTLEQIKKQLNKLIDVIKVVDFREGEFIDRELILVKVSVKAKDRKEVLEAVESFGARIENAGPHTISVEVMGDQTRIKAILELLRPFGILEVVRTGRIAMGTDDKGLKVEGKPEVNE
- the ilvC gene encoding ketol-acid reductoisomerase, with translation MAKIYYDKDADLDVLKGKKIAVIGYGIQGRGQSLNLRDSGLDVVVSELPGTPNYELAKKDGFNPVSAKEASAQADIIQILTQDHLQAKLYKEEIVGNMTKGKTLLFSHGFNIRFKQIKPSKKIDVIMVAPKGPGALVRRMYEEGKGVPCLVAVYQDATGNAKKTALAYAKGIGGTRAGVIETTFEEETETDLFGEQAVLCGGATELIKAGFDTLIEAGYQPEIAYFEVLHELKLITDLIQETGISGMRRRVSNTATYGDLTRGPRIITDRTRKAMKKMLKEIVSGKFAREWIKENETGRHNFDALLKKGDDHKIEKVGQELRKMMPWMEGKK